The genomic interval GCGGATAGCGATTCACTCCGGCCGCGCTTTACTGTTTCCATCCAGGCAAGTAGTATAAAGAAGAACATAGGGAATACCTGGTTCTCCCACACATTATACACGACACCAACCAATCCGATGAATAACCAGAAAAACAAGGTGACGTGCGCGATAGTCGGATCTGTCTTGCGCATCCGGCCCATCCGGTACGCCATGTTCAGCATAAATATCGCAAACAGGATGGTCCCGATTGCACCGGTCTGGACGATAATCTGAATGTACTGGTTGTCCGAGTAGAAGTCAGTCCCCATATAATCATAAATATCGTTCAGCCCATAGTCATCATAAATCGGTGACGAATAAACCAATGCCGCCGAGTCGCCGAATGTGCCAAAGCCCGTTCCAATCACGGGATAATCCGTCCAGATATCCAAGCCGACTTTAACGAAGAAGATACGGCCGGTGTTCAAGCTCCTCTCGAATTGCTCCTGATCAAACGACGAGCTGAACCTGTCCCCGAGTGTGCCGCTTCCACCTTGCTGCTGCTGACTGCTATCGCCCCACATATCTACAACGAAGCGGTCCAATTGATGCACAGGGGTAAATACAAGCAAGAACCCGGCTAAAGCAGTGATGATTACTTGTTTCGTTATTTGTTTATCTTTTGCCAGGAACAAATAAATGATTCCTGCAATGGCGATACCAAGAATACTGCCTCGGGAATACGTCAAGAGCAGTGTACCGGCCTCTAATACGAGCGGTATGTACCATGCCTTGTTTTTGGTCACCCGGAGCAGCGTGAAGCTGGCTGCTAACGCTACGACCATGTACATGCTCATAGAGTTCGGATTGGACAGCAAGCCATAAATCCGTTCGAAATTGGCCGGCGAAATAAACATCTCTTTCCAAGCCTGCGGAATTAGCCATTGCCGCTGGGATAGTTTTTCCACAAACCCGTGAGCAACCAGCACCATAGCGACACCGGTAATTAACTTCAGCGCGTTCAGCATGTCCGCCCGGTTCCAAGCTAAGCGTTTCACCCCATAATATAGTAGGTACATGGTGAGAAATTTACGCAGCTGAAACACAATAGCGACGAGCGACACCCCGGTTGTCAGCGCCGCAACCGCGCCAACCAGACAGAATAAAAGATACGCCCATTCATACCATTCGAGCCGGAAGATGGATCGATAATCCTTTTGCTTGATCGCATCGGTAAGGACCTTAATGACCAATACGAGGATACCGACATCACCTGCAAATTTCAGCCCATCATTGATCTCCACAAGAAATGGCCTGAACGGGAAATAAAGAATGAGCAGTGGAATGAGCAGCTTTGGTTTATACCACGTCACCGCCGCAAAATAGATTACCGACAGCGCAATGGCAAGACTATCGGGCAAGAATAAGCCAATCGTTAATACTAAAATCGTTGCTATTGTAAATTGAATGATTTGTTTTTGATCGTTCATCGACGTTCAACCCCACAAGTTTTTTAAATTCGTTGCAACCTATACCCCTGTTATCATAAAGGGTGGCAATCTAGTAATGCAAGAGTAAAATTTACGCATTCATTAATCGGCACCCCCATCATTCTACCATAAACAGTCAAAAACAGGGGAGAATCGACAGGAATATGTGGGGAAAAGTATGATTTGTGGGGGCGGGGCTGTCGTGCGGGGGCGGGGCTGTCGTGCGGGGCGAGGCTCTCGTGCGGGGTGGGCCGCGGGACTTTTGGCTCGGGCCGCGTGAGTTTCCTGATTTTCGCGCGACTTTCGGCTTGGACATTCTAAATAAAAAAACCGGCTCGGGGCCGGTTTTTTCAGAGTCTTTTTTTGGTAACGTTCATGAGCTTCAATAGCGGCCGGTAATTTTCACTGATCAGGCCGGTTACTTCGACGACAAGCTCGACAAGGATAATCAGGCCGAATAGAATCAGCGTTGATCCCCATATGGTAGCTTCCGTAAATACAATCGCGGCGGTGCTAAATATTCCGCTTAGCGCGTAAATCATAATGACCGTTTGCCGGTGCGAGAAGCCGAGCCGCAATAAACAATGGTGCAGGTGCAGTTTATCAGGTGCCGATAATGGTTTCTTGTGCAGAAAGCGGCGGATAATCGCAAACAGCGTATCAAGAATTGGTACACCCAAAATCATAATTGGCACAATCAATGAAAAGATGGCGACGTTTTTAAACAGTCCCATTACCGCGAGCACACTGATCATGTAACCGAGAAACAATGCGCCGGTATCACCCATGAATATTTTTGCCGGGTGAAAGTTATAAGCAAGAAATCCGAGGGTGCTTCCAAGCAGCAGGAAGCCTAATAGCGCTACGAGCGGATTGCCCATGGCGATACCGAGCCCGGAAATGGTCAGAAGAACAATGGCAGATACACCTGCAGCAAGTCCGTCCAAGCCATCAATCAGATTAATCGCATTGGTGATGCCGACAATCCATAGAATCGTAATCGGGATGGCGAAGAGACCAAAATCGATACGATCGCCAAATATACCGAATGGCAGCGTGACAAAGTCGATCTGGACGCCGCCTAACACGGTGATAATCGCGGCAACCAGTTGTCCGCCGAATTTAGCTTTTGCCGATAGTTCATATAAATCATCCAACACGCCGACGCCAGTAATGATGATTGCTCCTGCTAGCACCGGCCAAGCATTCATGGTCTCCGGCAGAAATAGGAGAAACCCGAGCAGGAAACTGAAAAATATCGCCAGCCCTCCCAGACGGGGCATGATTTTTTGATGAACTTTCCGATCATTTGGCTGGTCAACCGCCCCAATACGGATGGCTAACTTTTTAACAAGTGGTGTTATGAACAGTGATACAATTATACAGACTGATAGAGCAGCGTATACCATGTCAAGATCCTCCCACCATTTCCCATTAACATCATTGGTACTATTGGTTTAATAATTTTTGCTATTCTTATAGACGTCATAAAAGGTTTACAAGTTTCATTAATTCATATAATTACCCTTTTACATTATACCGTTTATATAAAAGAAATCAATATGTATCATGTTACAATTTTTGTACAAGTATATAACAAAAGCGTCACCGATGTGTTGATGGCCGGTGCTATTCCGTCGATGTTCGCCGATATTCCGTTGATGTTCATCGCTATTCCGTTGATGTCTGCCTCTATTCCGTCGATGCCAGCCGCTATTCCGTTGATGTTCATCACTATTCCGTTGATGTTCACCGCTATTCCGTTGATGTCCGCTGCTATTCCGTTGATGTTCATCGCTATTCCGTTGATGTTCACCGCTATTCCGTCGATGCCCACCGCTATTCCGTCGATGCCCAGCGCTATTCCGTCGATACCCACCACCGCCGCACACCGGCCGACATACGTCGCTATTCCGTCGACGCCCGCCGCCGCTGCACACCGGTCGACGTGCCCTGCTGTATGTTAAAACGAGTCCACGTCGCCTTGGGTGAGCCACCAGTCGCTGTGGTGAATGCCGGTGTTTGCGTCTAGGTCGTGCACGACTAATGGCATCGGGCGGTCTGTTTCCTTCAGGCCGTGGCGTGTGAACATTTGTGCTGCGGTTGTTTCCGGGGTGGTCCACAGCTGGATGATATCTGCGTCGGTGAGGTTGGCCAGTGCGCCTTTGGTAAGAAGTTGCCAAATGGATGCGTCGTCGTCAGCTGCTAGGAAATCTACTATATTTCCGATTACGGCTTGTCCTTTTTTGAATGGTACGGTTTCTGTCTTTAGCACGACGTAGCCTTGTAATTGTCCTTGCTTGGTTAGGGCGAACAATCGGTATGTCTTTTCCGGGTGATGGAGGTAGCGCCATTCCAGATAGGCGGCGTCTCGCTTCAGTATGACTGGTTTCAAGGTTTGCGATGCTACTGCTAGCTCGTCAAATTGTTCATCGCATGTGGTTACTTCGTGAAATTCCCAGCCCTCCGGCAAGAAGTCTCGCTTCGCATGACGCAGTTTCCAGTTTTTCAACCATTTTCCCACCGCTCTGGCTGGTTGAAGCTTTGGGAAGACGGATGCAGCCAGTGCGGCGGGGTCCACAATCATTCGGTGGCGTGCGACATCGCCTGCATGCACGGCATTAGTCGTTCGCAGCAGCAGTTCTTTGGCCCGTACTGCCGGGAATCCGTACAGCAGGTTGACGCCTTGTTCGTTCGCGGTGGTCAGCATGGCGTCGTTCAACTGGCGATAGATGCCTTGGCCTTGTGCATCAGGGTCAACCATCGTATCGACGCGCAAGGCTATTTTTTCTGTGACACCACTGATATACGCGTCCGCTACCCATAATGCAAGATGGCCGAGCAATGTTCCCTTGTCTTCGTATACTAGAATGAAAGGATTTAGCGTGTTCGGATGGGCTTGGAACTTCCATTCCCAAGTCTTGTGCGACCGTTTTTTTCGGAATACCTTTTCATATAGATCTTGTATTTGCTGTTCATCACCGTTCTGATAGGTTCGAACTGTCATCGTTTAAGCTCCTTACCGTTTGCAAACTCTGTGCATACAGTTCCCTTTTCCGCTTTAAGTTTTTATAGATGGCCCATAATAATGTATCGGTCCGGTTGGCCTGTTTAAATAGACTAGGAAACAAGTCTTTATATATTTCAAGGTTGTCACAATGCTGAATAAATGTTGAAATAGATGGTTCGAAAAAGATTTCTGCCGATTGGATGTCCGCGTTCGTCAGGTTTGTTTTTAGCCTGTTCAGCTCCAGAAAGCCGTCAAATGCAATTGCCTGGGATGAGAACTCGCTGATGGCTTGTTCTTTTTCCGGTAAAGTCGCTGATATATCCATGACACAATTAATATAATCAGGAGGAATCGGGCAATTAATTTCATATAATCGGATGGTAATATCGGGCATGTCGTTCTCTTTCAGCACATCGGCTAAGATCTGTGCCGTTTCCGTATGGTCCGGGTGGGCATCAATGAACGATGGGCAATAAATGATGTCCGGTTGCAACGAATTGATTTGTTCATAAAATTTATCTTTTGCTTCACCGTTGCTTGTGACCTTTCCATCGGGCAGTCCTAAATAATGAATTCGGTTGATACCTAGAATGTCTTGCACTTGCTCCATTTCCTGCATACGCAGCGTCATGAGGTCTTCTTTACTCAGTTCACTGACACTATTGGAACCGTCTGTCACAAATACACAGTGTACATCGGCGCCTTCATTAGCGTGCAGCCGAATGGCGCCCCCCGGTCCAATGGTTTCATCATCCATGTGGGGCGCCAGTACGAGTACACGTTTGGCCTGTTTTGTATCGGACAGTGTTTTCGAGCCGCTGTAATGGCGCCGCAACAGCAATCGTGTCAGCGGAATGTTTATTGGTTTCAGGATTGTCATCAATAATTCTTTTGCCTTCATTTAAGAGACCCCTTTATGCCTTTCTCTTTTTCTTAAACAGATGATTAAGAAGAAACCGCAAAGCCTGGGAATGGAGCACATATGCACTGATAAAATAGACGATGGCGCCCGTGAGCGCAATAACGATGATCTGTAACATATCATGCCAGCCGCCAATCAGTTGCAGTATTGGGTAAACAACAGCGGCCATGATGCCGGTAGCTGCCGTTATTTTGATACATTCGACGGCGAGATATTTTAATTGCAAGCCGTTTACCAATTTGTAGAACACGACAAACTGTGCACCGACATAGCCAAACGCCATCAAGGAAGCAGCGAGCGGGATACCACGATAGCCGATCCAAGCTGTCAGGATAAAGTTAAGGACCATATTCAATAAGATGGACAGGCTGCTGATTATCAGGATAAGGTGTCCCTTCTTCAAGGAATAAAAGCCTTTGTTGATAATATTATTCAGACTAAAGCATAAAACAGATCCAACATACATGTAAGCAACTTGGGTCGTCGCCATCGTCGCACCGGCTGTAAATTCCCCGCGTTCATACAAGAGCGAAATGATATTCGGCATCAAGACGAGCATACCGATCACTGATGGCAAGAGAATCAGATACATCGACGTCAGCCCTTGTTCAATACCGCGTTTAAATAATTTCCGGTCATCCGTCGTAATCGCTTTGGAAAGCAATGGAAAAATAATCGTTCCAATCGTTACGCCGAATATCCCCTGCGGCATGTGGACAAGATTTTTAGCATAGTTAATGTAGGTAACCGCACCTTCCTGAAAATGACTGGCAAACATCGTACCGACCATTAGATTGATTTGACCAACCGCTACCGTCAGCCCAACCGGAATAAACACCCAGTAAAATTGCCTTACCTCCAGCCAATCCAATTTGCGCCGGAATGTCATCACTTTCTGCGGTATGACGGAAAACAGCATCACGAACAAGGCAATAACCGCACCGGCAACATAACCGATGGCCAAGGAATAAGCACCAATCCGATTCGCAAACAAAAACGCACTCCCGATGGACGTCACGATCACAATGATTTGCGATATCATCGACATGGTGAAGCGGTTTTGCGAATCAAAGAAAGCCTCGAGCACCGCATTCATGCCGATAAATAGGATGGCCGCAAAGAAAATAGCGGAAATGCGGATGGCGATGTCAGTTGCTTGCCCGCTAAACTCCGGATAAAACAACGGAATATAAACAGGCGCCAGTGCCACGCCAAGCAGCGCAATCACCAGACTAATGACGATGGTCCCTTTGAATACTTGTCCAAAATGCCACTCGCCCCGCTGTTTGTCTAAAGCTTCTATATAACTTGGTACAAAGGCATTCTTCATACCATTTCTCATAAACAAGATAAACATATTCGGAATAATGAATGCAGCCAGATACGCATCCGCTACAAAACTATCACCGAAATAATATGCAATCACCATGTCCCGGATAAGCCCGGACACTTTTAACAAAAGCGATGCCCCGATAAAAAGAACACTTGCTAATCCCAGTTTCGACTTCAAACAACATACCTCTTTTTAGGTTATAGTCATATAACAATTATTCTACCATATTTTTTAGCGATTCATAAGAGAAAATGAACAAGTAAAAAGCGGAAGCACTCTTATATGGGGGAACCGCGACGTCCTGGCCGGGTGCGGTGGTGCAGGCCGGGTGCGGTGCGTGGGCCGGGGTGCGGTGCGTGAGGTGGCCCAGGGGGACAGGCTCCTCGCCGGGCGTGCGGTGCGTGGGGTGGCCCAGGGGGACAGGTTCCTCGCCGGGCGTGCGGTGCGTGGGGTGGCCCAGGGGGACAGGTTCCTCGCCGGGCGTGCGGTGCGTGGGGTGGCCCAGGGGGACAGGCTCCTCGCCGGGCGTGCGGTGCGGGTGCGTCCTGGCTGGGTAGGTGAGCAGGCCCGGGGTGCGGGTGCGCGGGCCCGGGTGCGGTGCGTGGGGTGGCCCAGGGGGACAGGCTCCTCGCCGGGCGTGCGGTGCGGGCGCGTCCTGGCTGGGCGGGGCGGTGATCCGCGGGGGTGGTCCTGGCCGAGCGCCCGCGCGCCGCGAGTGGGGTAGCGACGTGTGGGGGGTGCCGCTGATGTGTCGATGTTCCACGCTATTCCGTCGATGACCGCTGCTATTCCGTCGATGTTCGTCACTATTCCGTTGATGTTCGTCACTATTCCGTCGATATCCGCCACTATTCCGTCGATGTCCGCCACTATTCCGTCGATGTCCTCCTCTATTCCGTCGATGACCGACACTATTCCGTTGATGTCCGCCACTATTCCGTCGATGTCCTCCTCTATTCCGTCGAAGACCGACGCTATTCCGTCGATGTCCTCCTCTATTCCGTTGATGTTCCTCGCTATTCCGTCGATGGCCGACACTATTCCGTTGATGCCAGCCACTATTCCGTCGATGTCCGCTGCTATTCCGTTGATGTCCGCCACTATTCCGTCGATGCCCACCTCTATTCCGTCGATGTCCTCCTCTATTCCGTCGATGACCGACGCTATTCCGTCGATGTCCACCTCTATTCCGTTGATGTTCCTCGCTATTCCGTTGATGTCCGACGCTATTCCGTCGATGCCAGCCACTATTCCGTTGATGTCCCGCTGCTATTCCGTTGATGTTCACCGCTATTCCGTTGATGCCAGCCACTATTCCGTCGATATCCGCTGCTATTCCGTTGATGTTCACCGCTATTCCGTCGAGGCCACCGCCGCACTCCGGTCGATATCCGCTGCTATCCAATCGATACGCGCGGCTATTGTGTGGATGTTCACCTCATACCGGGTGCCGGCTTTTTATTCCACAAAAAAGCAGGGGGCATATCCACATGGACTGCCTCCCTGCTCATTCGGGACGCCTGTTCGGGGTATGTTAGCGGCTTAGGCTCCCGAAGTAGGCATCCGACCATTCGTATAATTGCAGTATATGTTCATAGTCGTCTTCGAAATATTCCATTGGGTCGGATAAGTCGTCAAACTGTCCTCCCCCTTCCATGTCATAGATTCGGACGTCGTGCCTCACTGTTTCCGGAATAAACAGGACATCATTATTGAAAAAGGCGCCGGACGATAGATAGTACCGCATGCCGAGCAAGTTGCTGTCATATTGCAGCAGGTCGTGGCCGAAATACAGTCCTTTTGGCTTGACGCCCAGCATATTCAGAAGTGTCGGCATCATGTCGAGTTGTCCGCCGACTGTATCAATCCGCTCGCCGTTCTCCGCTGTTATGCCGGGGGCTTCGATGATGAACGGAATATTGAACCGATTAAGCAGTGAATAAGGATGGCCGAGAAGATCATGCAGCAGCTGCACGTCTTCGTCCTTGACAAGCTGCCCGTGCACACCGGAGTGATCGCCATACAATGCGATAACCGATTTATCCCAAATACCTGCTTGCTTGAGGTCATCGAAAAATTTTCCAAGTACTTTATCCGCATAATGGACAGATTGTAAATAGTTACCTGTCAGTGTGCCTTGGAATTTTTCCGGGAGATCGAGCCCACGCCTAGCTTCCGGCATTTTAAATGGGGTATGACTGGTCAACGATACTACGTGTGCATAAAATGGCTGCTCCTGCTCCGCGAATGCGTTTAATTTTTCCATCGTTTTATCATAAAAATACCCATCAGAGGGGCCAAACCCGACAACATCTTTTTCCTCATAAAAGTTATCCAGGCTGTAGTAATCGTCAAAGCCTAATACCGGATACATCGTACTTCGATTCCAATAATCGATGTCACCAGCATGAAAGGTTGCTGTCCGGTACCCCTGTTCATTCAACAACTTAGGCAGGGAGGGAATGGCTTTGTCCGCTAATTGATCCGATGTCGGTGTATCGCCAACCGGGTAGATCGATGTATTCATCATGAACTCGGCATCGGATGTATTCCCAGCGCCAATCTGCTGATACACATTGTCGAAATAAAGGCTCTCGTCCAGCCAAGCATTGATATTAGGCGTGATCTCCTGGCCATTTACTTCTAAATTAATAACAAAATCCTGTAGTGACTCAATTTGCAACACGATTAAGTTCCGATCTTTGGCAACGTTATAATGCGTATGCTCCGAAAATGGGACCGGTTCATTCCCTTTCATTTGAATGATGTCGTCGACTGTGACATCATTTAACACTTCGCCAGGATCAACCTCACCGACCGTATCCGAATATAGTTTAATCGCTTGTGCGTTCAGCACACCATGGTCCTCGGAAAACAGCGTCTGATCCAATATACGCTTATCTTTGTTCGTTACGAAATCGACGGAAACGATCATTAGACAAGCTACGAGCACAGGAAGCAGAAACTTTTTCGGAAGCCGGACATTTGCCGGATAGATAAAACCTTTTCGGAATAAAAGCAACACACCCAGAATAAGAAAGTCCACAAAATATAGCATGTCCTGGCGTTCCAGGAGCATTATAATACTATCACTAACCGAACCAACCTGATTCATCTGCCCCAAATCATGATATGTTGGAACAGTTCCGAAATAGCGTTCATAGACGGTCATACTGAAAAACAGGACGGATAATAACAAGTCCAGTACCACATATCCAAGTAATTTACCTTTACCACATACCAAGTCAATGAAAATGAAAAGGATAAAAACAACACTCAGTTCATACCAAAATGTGTGGAGTATATTCGAGTCACCAAATAAATGATAGCGAAGAAAGAAAAATTTCAAAGCAATCACAACGGCGAAAAAAACAAAATATGATTTCAAAACCTTTTTTACCTGCACCATGTCAAAAGTCACCTCTACTGAATCATAATAGCACGTAACAGATTTGTAAAGCCGCATATGAGTCCCAGGCACGGGGGCGGGGCGGTCCGCGGGGACAGGCTCGTTGGTCCAGCTTCCTCCCGGTTGCGGGGACGCTGTCGCTCGACTTTGGGGGCGTGTCGCTCGAGTTTGGGGGCGTGTCGCTCGAGGATTGGATGGTGCCAGGCACGCACACAATTCAGAATTGTCTCGGTGCCTGGCACCCCGCACACGAAGTTTCAGGATGTGCTACAATCGGGTTGATTATGTAAGCCCTATCAATTTAGCGAGGGGGATTTTTGATGAATAAAATCAGCTTAGGTAATAGTGATTTTGAAGTAAAGAGGTGGATAATATGACTGAATCAAAATGGAAGGTACTCATTCAAGGTGTGCCAGCCTATTACCAATACCCGGAGCTGCCAACCGGATGTGAGGCGACGTCACTAGCGATGCTGTTGAGTTGGGGACTTGGTCGGGATGTGAGTAAATATGACGTAGCGGATACATTACGCAAGGGTGCCAAAGTTCGATTAGTCGATGGCGAGCGTACAGGAGCGAATCCGAATAAATCGTTTGTCGGCGATCCGTACACCGACTCGGATGATGGTAGTTATGGTGTGTTTGAAAGGCCAATTTTAGAAGCGCTTGATGTGTTCATGTCCGGCCGCGGTGTTGACTTGACCGGTACGTCGTTTGATGCGCTGCTTGATGTCATTCGTTCCGGGAAACCGGTGCTCGCATGGACGACGCTTGAGCAGCGGGAAACATTTTACGGATTGTCGTGGACCGATGCTGATGGCGACGTGATTGACTGGTATGAAAATGAGCATGCCGTAGTGATTATCGGGATTGACGGGGATGATGTCATTGCACATGATCCGCATACCGGGAAAGCGGAACATTACGAACGGGACCTTTTTGAACGGAATTGGCGCTCGATGGGCAAGCGTGCCGTGACATTGGACGCGTAAGGATCTATAGTTGCAAATTTAGGAGCAGAGCCGAGCGCTTCGTATGGTCGCGGAAATACATGCAGGCGTGCGGCTTAGGATGCGCGAGCTCGGTCCAGGCTGGGCTGCGCGACTTTTCCATTCTCGCGAGCGTTTCACTCCGGGCCGCGCGACTTTTCCTGTTTTCGCGTGAAATTGAGAAAGTAAACCTGTCCCCATGTCCATTTACTTCAATAGCTTTTTTAAATTCTCAAGTTCTTCTTCAGTCATTGTGATGCCTTTGCCCATTTTTTCCTTATCTGGGGACCAGTCTCGTAAATCATATTTGGGTTCCCGGTCATTCCAGCTGACGATATTCAGTTCTTTCGTCCAGCCTTTAGGTGATTCGGATAGAACGCCAATCGTTTCTTTGATTTCATAGTTAATGTTAGCCATGTTTCTGTCTCCTTTTATCGATTATACTTTTTCGGAACCGTTCAATGAATGCTTTCTGATATATAGAACCCACCATCAATTTTCCTGCCTTAACCTCTCAATTTCTTCTTCACTTAGCTGTGTTACCTTTGCAATAAATGCTGTTGACGCTCCTTCGCTTATCATGGCAAGTGCCATTTCCTTGATCGCTTTTTCTTTTCCGATTTCCTTTCCAATTTCCTTTCCCTTTTCCTCATATGAAATTGGCAGCTCCATGATTTTCTCCACATCGGGGGATTTTTTAACCTCTTTCATCAAGGTTGCTTCCTCCTCTTCATTTAATGCGAGATACCTTTCGAAAAAGCCGTAAATGACAAAATGACATGGAACCCACCATCAATTTTTCTGCCTCAACCTATCAATTTCTTCTTCACTTAGCTGTGTTACCTTTGCAATAAATGCTGTTGACGCTCCTTCGCTTATCATGGCAAGTGCCATTTCCTTGATCGCTTTTTCTTTTCCTTTTTCCTTTCCCTTTTCCTCATACGAAATTGGCAGCTCCATGATTTTCTCCACATCGGGCGATTTTTTAACCTCTTTCATCAAGGTTGCTTCCTCCTCTTAATTTAATGCGAGATACCTTTCGAAAAAGCCGTAAATGACAAAATGACATGAAACCCACCATCAATTTTTCTGCCTCAACCTCTCAATTTCTTCTTCACTTAGCTGTGTTACCTTTGCAATAAATGCTGTTGACGCTCCTTCGCTTATCATAGCAAGCGCCATTTCCTTGATCGCTTTTTCTTTTCCGATTTCTTTTCCTTTTTCCTTTCCGATTTCTTTTCCGATTTCCTTTCCAATTTCTTTTCCTTTTTCCTTCCCTTTTTCCTCATACGAAATTGGCAGCTCCATGATTTTCTCCGCATCGGGCGATTTTTTAACCTCTTTCATCAAGGTTGCTTCCTCCTCTTCATTTAATGTGAGATACCTTTCGAAAAAGCCGTAAATGAGTCTTGTTCTAGCCGGGTCAAGTTCCATTCGGGCCATCATCCGCAAAAATTCTAGTTTCACCTGCACCTTTTCCTTTTCCGTGTAGCCCATTTTACTTAACAGGGCTGCTGCCGCCGGATTGTCGGATAGAATATAGTCGCGCCAGTGTTTTTTTCGCAATTCGAGCATGAGAAAGTTAAATGTCAATACATGAAAGAAAGGAAAAGACATTTCAAACGTGTGTTGTTCGTGTCGTTTTTCATCGTAACTAAACACAGCAATCGGGATAATTGGTTTTCTATACTTATTATAAAGCATGCTGAAATAGTGATACATTCGTTCATGGAAATGGGGCTGGCTTGAGCTTTGTGGTTCGACATGGATGATTAGAACTGCATCCTCATCTTTGCCTTTTGTTTCCATAACGATATCGAGTCTTTTTGCCTCTCCCTCATGCATGTCGGAAAAAACTTCTTCGGACAGCGGTTTGATGTGTTGAAAATCAATATGTTCATGCACCTCCGGGAAGAAGGCACGCAAAAATTCCTCGAAAAATGTGTGGATCAATTCCTTGAATAAGTGATCGTGGTGAATATACGTGGTTGTGTTTGATTCTTCTCGTACAAGTGTAGCTGCTTGCATTTTAACACATCCTTTATGGGGGAATGAAGAGAGTCAGGATGTATGGTCTAATGATAATATAACACAAAAGAACATCAGGAACAAGTGTTCTAGTAAAATTTTTTTATAATTTTTCGAGCCTGCTCTACAAATGAACCCCCGGCGCCACTGTACCGGGGATTCCTTCTAATTATATTTGGTTTTTTGCTCGGATTTGTTTGTTTCCAGTGATGAGATAGTTGAGTTCTTCTTTTGGTATATTGCTCAGTTCGGTCCGGTTGGAGAGATAAAACGCGACACCAAGTACAATCCAGATGACGAGTGCGATTATTGATTCCACGCCGAGTGCTGCCGGTGATCCTGGAATTAACAAGAGGCCCAAGAACGTGATACTAGCCAGCATTCCTAATCC from Lentibacillus cibarius carries:
- a CDS encoding PIG-L deacetylase family protein encodes the protein MKAKELLMTILKPINIPLTRLLLRRHYSGSKTLSDTKQAKRVLVLAPHMDDETIGPGGAIRLHANEGADVHCVFVTDGSNSVSELSKEDLMTLRMQEMEQVQDILGINRIHYLGLPDGKVTSNGEAKDKFYEQINSLQPDIIYCPSFIDAHPDHTETAQILADVLKENDMPDITIRLYEINCPIPPDYINCVMDISATLPEKEQAISEFSSQAIAFDGFLELNRLKTNLTNADIQSAEIFFEPSISTFIQHCDNLEIYKDLFPSLFKQANRTDTLLWAIYKNLKRKRELYAQSLQTVRSLNDDSSNLSER
- a CDS encoding glycosyltransferase family 4 protein is translated as MVYAALSVCIIVSLFITPLVKKLAIRIGAVDQPNDRKVHQKIMPRLGGLAIFFSFLLGFLLFLPETMNAWPVLAGAIIITGVGVLDDLYELSAKAKFGGQLVAAIITVLGGVQIDFVTLPFGIFGDRIDFGLFAIPITILWIVGITNAINLIDGLDGLAAGVSAIVLLTISGLGIAMGNPLVALLGFLLLGSTLGFLAYNFHPAKIFMGDTGALFLGYMISVLAVMGLFKNVAIFSLIVPIMILGVPILDTLFAIIRRFLHKKPLSAPDKLHLHHCLLRLGFSHRQTVIMIYALSGIFSTAAIVFTEATIWGSTLILFGLIILVELVVEVTGLISENYRPLLKLMNVTKKRL
- a CDS encoding GNAT family N-acetyltransferase; this translates as MTVRTYQNGDEQQIQDLYEKVFRKKRSHKTWEWKFQAHPNTLNPFILVYEDKGTLLGHLALWVADAYISGVTEKIALRVDTMVDPDAQGQGIYRQLNDAMLTTANEQGVNLLYGFPAVRAKELLLRTTNAVHAGDVARHRMIVDPAALAASVFPKLQPARAVGKWLKNWKLRHAKRDFLPEGWEFHEVTTCDEQFDELAVASQTLKPVILKRDAAYLEWRYLHHPEKTYRLFALTKQGQLQGYVVLKTETVPFKKGQAVIGNIVDFLAADDDASIWQLLTKGALANLTDADIIQLWTTPETTAAQMFTRHGLKETDRPMPLVVHDLDANTGIHHSDWWLTQGDVDSF
- a CDS encoding O-antigen ligase family protein, translated to MNDQKQIIQFTIATILVLTIGLFLPDSLAIALSVIYFAAVTWYKPKLLIPLLILYFPFRPFLVEINDGLKFAGDVGILVLVIKVLTDAIKQKDYRSIFRLEWYEWAYLLFCLVGAVAALTTGVSLVAIVFQLRKFLTMYLLYYGVKRLAWNRADMLNALKLITGVAMVLVAHGFVEKLSQRQWLIPQAWKEMFISPANFERIYGLLSNPNSMSMYMVVALAASFTLLRVTKNKAWYIPLVLEAGTLLLTYSRGSILGIAIAGIIYLFLAKDKQITKQVIITALAGFLLVFTPVHQLDRFVVDMWGDSSQQQQGGSGTLGDRFSSSFDQEQFERSLNTGRIFFVKVGLDIWTDYPVIGTGFGTFGDSAALVYSSPIYDDYGLNDIYDYMGTDFYSDNQYIQIIVQTGAIGTILFAIFMLNMAYRMGRMRKTDPTIAHVTLFFWLFIGLVGVVYNVWENQVFPMFFFILLAWMETVKRGRSESLSAAANRKEETS
- the murJ gene encoding murein biosynthesis integral membrane protein MurJ; protein product: MKSKLGLASVLFIGASLLLKVSGLIRDMVIAYYFGDSFVADAYLAAFIIPNMFILFMRNGMKNAFVPSYIEALDKQRGEWHFGQVFKGTIVISLVIALLGVALAPVYIPLFYPEFSGQATDIAIRISAIFFAAILFIGMNAVLEAFFDSQNRFTMSMISQIIVIVTSIGSAFLFANRIGAYSLAIGYVAGAVIALFVMLFSVIPQKVMTFRRKLDWLEVRQFYWVFIPVGLTVAVGQINLMVGTMFASHFQEGAVTYINYAKNLVHMPQGIFGVTIGTIIFPLLSKAITTDDRKLFKRGIEQGLTSMYLILLPSVIGMLVLMPNIISLLYERGEFTAGATMATTQVAYMYVGSVLCFSLNNIINKGFYSLKKGHLILIISSLSILLNMVLNFILTAWIGYRGIPLAASLMAFGYVGAQFVVFYKLVNGLQLKYLAVECIKITAATGIMAAVVYPILQLIGGWHDMLQIIVIALTGAIVYFISAYVLHSQALRFLLNHLFKKKRKA